The DNA region ATGGCAGCGCTGTGCGATGTGTTTGTGATGGACGCTTTCGGTACAGCCCACCGCGCCCAGGCATCTACCCACGGTGTCGCCAAATTTGCGCCTATCGCCTGCGCTGGCCCTTTATTGGCTGCCGAGCTTGATGCCCTGGGTAAAGTGCTCGACAAGCCTGCGCGTCCGCTGGTGGCGATTGTGGGTGGTTCCAAGGTATCGACCAAACTGAGCGTGCTGGATGCGGTGTCCAAAATTGCCGATGTGCTGGTGGTGGGTGGTGGTATCTCCAATACCTTTGTGGCCTCTGCCGGTAACGAAGTGGGCAATTCGCTCTACGAAAAAGATTTGATCCCGGAAGCCCAGCGTTTGCGCGCGCAAACGGAAGTTGTGTTTGCGACTGATGTGCGCGTGACTAAAGAAGGTTTCAAAGAGTGGAGCCACAATTCCGTGGCAGTGGCTAAAAAAGCCAGCGAAATCCAGGCCGATGAAGAAATTGTTGACTATGGTCCGGAAACCGCGGCGCGTGTTGCCGAAATTATCAAAAACGCCAAAACCGTTCTGTGGAACGGTCCCTGCGGTGTATTTGAGTTCGATGCTTTTGCCCAGGGAACCGAAGTGGTGGCGCGTGCCATTGCTGAGAGCGAGGCGTTCTCGATTGCCGGTGGTGGCGATACCCTGGCGGCTATCGACAAGTGGAACCTGGCCGATAAAATCTCCTATGTATCTACTGGTGGCGGCGCATTCCTTGAGTTCGTGGAAGGTAAAAAATTACCCGCCGTTGCCATTTTGGAAGAGCGTGCCAAGGCGTAATTTTTTCGACATCAATGGAGTGCCGGTTAAAAAGGCGATCTTCGGATCGCCTTTTTTATTTGGCGTAGAAAATGATGTGTTGCCATTATTTTTTGTCATGCCAACCCTATGGGGTTTTTGTTGTTGAGTGATCGGCATTTGTTGTGTGTGCATTTTCCCGAAATGCAGATTAATGCCTAACATCCATTGTCTTTTAATCGCCGCGGGTGCATGTTGGGCCAGTCACATGTGCAGTGATTTGTCGTGCGCGCATGCCTGGCACCATAATCACAATAATGATATTCCGGCATGGTTTTCGTTGGTAGTTATAACGCTGATGTGTGTAAAGTTATCTGCAGAAAAGCGTTAATGATTTCAATACCTCAATACAAACGGCGGTGATGTTTTGCACTGGCAGAAGATCATCGGGTGTGGATATTTATTGAGGAATTCAACATGCGAATCTTTTCCTTTATGGCCGGTGTTGCCTTGGTAGCCTGCGCCGGCTCAGTGTTTGCTGCCAATCGGCCATCCGGTTTTGTGACTATTTGTACCGAAAATAAAACCTGTTCTGTTGCGCCTAATACAACGGTGGCTTTCGGGCGTGCCGATCAATTCCGCTACCAGGTTTTGTCGGGTAGCTTTGTGTGCTCCGAAGCGGTGTTTGGTCCGCGTATTCCCGGTGGGGTCAATGAATGCTCTATCCCTCGCGCGGGAAATAGCTCGGCACAATCCAGTTCTGTTGCTTCCAGTGTAGCAAGCAGCCTCTCCAGCAGTTCGCGCAGCTCGTCGTCCAGTTCGGTGCGCAGCTCCAGCTCCCTGGCCAGTAGCGCCAGCTCGGTACCGGTTAGCCAGTATTTCCCCGGCTGTGAAAAACCTGAGCCCAGCGAAACGGTGCAGTTAAGCGCAACCCGCGTTGTTGCCGCCGGTGAAATCTTTGACGGACTCAACAAGCGTTACAACCTGTCCGGCGGTAGCCAAAGCGAAGGGCAGCCACCGGTATTCCGTGTCGAAAACGGCGGTGTGGTGCGCAATGTGATTATTGGCAACCTGGCCGCTGACGGTATCCATTGCCTGGGTAACTGCACCCTGGAGCGGGTCTGGTGGGAGGATATTGGTGAGGATGCCGCTACGGCCATGGGGCCGGTGGGCACCATTATGAATGTTACCTGTGGTGCGGCCTTTAACGGGTCCGATAAAACCTTCCAATTCAATGGTCGCGGCGAATTGCATATCAGCAAATTCTATGTGGAGAAATCCGGCAAACTGGCGCGCACCTGCGGCGACTGCACCAACAACGGCGGCCCGCGCAAGCTGGTGATTAATGAGGTGATTACCCGCGATGTCAGCACCATTGTGGGAATCAACTCCAACTTCGGCGATGTGGCGGTAATCCGCAACCTGACCCTTAATAACAGCAGCAATGCCAAAACCAAGATTTGCCAGGTCTACAAAGGCGTGGTGAAAGGCCAGGGCAGTACCTCGGCCCTGGGGGTGGAGTTTGATACGGCCAACTGCCATGTCAGTCAGAGCGATGTCACCCTGCTGGGTATCAGCCGTATGAATACCGAGGCGTGTACAGGCTCCTGCCCGATTCCCTAAGTTCTCCTCCAGTGCTACTAACCTGTAGTTCGCTTGACCGGCCCCTTTGGGGCCGGCTTTTTTTGTGGTCAACCATTCCTTGGCAGCCACCCTGTGGGTTGTCGCGAGGCGACATCAACCATCGTTTCCGACAATTTTTTGTGGCCCAGGTCACGTGAATTGCCGTTCGTTATATTTCTGCATGATCCCCCTTTTTGCCAGCGACAAAGTGAGACTGGCCCACCTTGTGTTTGGCTTCAATCTGGGACGACCTATTCCAGCATCGGGTAGATGATGGAACCCTGGGGGCTCCCGTCTCGATAGCATCAGGCTTTGTCGCGGGGAATAAGAACAATAAAACGCAGGGTGGATGATGTCCGGTTGCGGTTGAGACCGGCATCGGTGTATCCGGGTTGTACCCATTCGTTTGCGAGATGTGCGTGAGGCCCTTCGTGAATAACCAATAACATCTAATAATGGGTCCTTATCATGAAAAAATTTAACAAACTCCTGTTGTTGCTGGGGGTGCTTGGCTTGGCACAGGCCGGGCAGGCGGCAATTATCAACTATGGCGCCGGCAACATCAGCGATACGGTCAATACCGCGGGATGGAAGTGTGTTGTCGACTATGGCAACTGGATTTACAACGCCGGTGTGGTGAAGCCGGGGGTGAGCAGTTGTAATCCGATTGGGGCGCCAACCCCCATCTATCCGCAAAAAGTCGCTCCGGCGACAACCAAACCAACCATGACCCACCGCTGGTGGGGGTCGGTCTCCTTTATGGGGGAGATGCGTATCGGCGCGACCACCGACTCTGCCTATATCACGCCCGATCCGATCACGGCTCGTATCACCGAGCGCGGTGTGCGCCTGCTGGGGATTCCCGGCGGTTTGCGCGTTAATGGCAATGAATATACCTATCCGATTCCCGACCCGTTCAGCGAGGTGTTTGACGGTATTGCGGTGGGCAACTCGTCCTATAACAACCTGGACGCCTTCCTCAAGGATTACAGCGACGGCTCCGTGACCGTGCAATGGCGCAGCGGCAGCACCGCGGTGATGGAGGCGACCTTCGTCCACGGCTCGCCCTATGTGTACTTCACCGCCCTGCAAGGCAACCTGGTGGTGCGCACCAAGGCGGGCGATGGTGGTGAAAAGGGCGTGTTTTACCAAAGCGGTAACCATCTCGGCGTCTGGACCGATGTGGCGGGCAACCGCAATGCGTTCCTGATCACCGGCCACGATGCCACTACCTTTACCGGGGTCAATACCAACAGCATCGGCGTCAACAACGGCACCAAGCGCATGACGGTCACCTGGTTGCCGCAACTGACCGGCACGCCCTCTACGGCCATGATCAATGCCTTTGCCCAGTACGCCACCCAGCAGGTGGATCGGGTGAACATCAATTACAGTGTGAACCGCACCACCAATATGGTCACCGTCAGTCACCAGTACCAGTTCAACGGTGCCAATGTGACGACCATGACTGGCTTGCTGCCCATGCACTGGAAGAACTCCAATCAGGCTGTCACCAGCTACAAAGTGCGCTCCGCGCGCGGCGTAACCAAGTTTGCGACCACCAGCAACTTCAGTTACACCATTCCCTATGTCGGTGTGCTGCCCTATTTCCCCGAAGCCATTGGCGACTACAACAACACCCAGTTGCGCGCGCTGGTGACCGAGTTCGTCAACCAGGGCACAGCCAACTGGAATGGGGCTACCGATACCTACTGGGCCGGTAAAAACTATGGCAAGGTGGCCGAGCTGGCCGCGATTGCCCGCTCCATTGGCATGACTGCCGAAGCCAACCAGATGATCGCCTGGCTCAAGGCGGAGTTACAGGACTGGTTCCGTGCCAATACCACCGGTGCGCTGGATACCAGCAAATACTTTGTCTACGACAACAACTGGAACACCCTGCTCGGCTTTGATGAGTCCTTCGGTGCCCAGCAGCAGCTGAATGACCACCACTTCCACTATGGCTACTTTGTGCGCGCCGCCGCCGAAATCTGCCGCGTAGATGCCAACTGGTGCAGCTCCAGCCAGTACGGCCCCATGGTCGAATTACTGATTCGCGACTACGCCGCCGGCCGCGATGATGCCATGTTCCCCTACCTGCGCAACTTCGATCCGGCCTATGGCTTCTCCTGGGCCTCGGGCCACGCCAACTTCGTGCTGGGCAATAACAACGAATCCACCTCGGAAGCGGCCAACGCCTACGGCGCCATGGTGCTTTACGGCATGATCACCGGCAATAACGCCATTACCGAGCGCGGTATGTACCTGCACGCCTCATCGACTGAAGCCTATTGGGAATACTGGAACAATATCGACCGCTACCGCGGCCTGGGTGGGGATTACGACAACTTCCCCGCGGCTTACACCCGTCCCACCACCTCGATCATCTGGGGCAACGGCCATGTGTTCTCCACCTGGTTCAGCGGCGCCTATGCCCATATCCTGGGTATCCAGGGCCTGCCGCTCAGCCCGCTGGTGCTGCATATCGGCCAGCATGCGGACTACCTGAATAACTATGTGGCCCTGGGATTGAGTGAATCCAGCAATGGCAAACCTTCGGGCCTGGTGAACGACCAGTGGCGCGATGTCTGGTGGAATATCTGGGCCATGACCAATGGCCAGGCGGCTGTGGATGACCTGCTCAGTTACGGCTTCAACTATGTGCCGGAAGCAGGCGAAACCAAAGCCCATACCTACCACTGGGTCTATACCCTCAAGCAACTGGGCCACCTGGCGACAGGTACCGGCGCCCTGACCGCCAACCACCCGGCGGCGGTGGCCTTTAACAAGAACGGCATACTCACCTATATCGCCTACAACTTCGGCTGCTCGGCGATCAACGTGGCCTATTCCGACGGCACCAGCATGTCGGTTCCGGCCAAGGGTTATGCCTACAAGCGCACCGGCCAGTCCACCGTTTCCAGCGGTGCCGGTTGCGGTGGCAGTTCCAGCTCATCCAGTACGAGCAGCAGCCTGCCCGGCAATGCGGTGACCCTGTTTAACCACATAGACTACGGCGGCTGGTCGGCCAGCTTCCCGGTGGGCAGCTATAACTACAACGCCTTGATCGCGGCAGGTGCGGTCAATGACCAGACCACCTCGGTACGGGTGCCCGCCGGTTACAAGGTCACCCTCTATGAGCACGGCGACTTTACCGGCACCTCGGTGACGCTGACGGCGGATAGCAACTACCTGGGCAGCTTCAATGATAAAACCTCGTCGCTGGTAGTCAGCCTCAATACCTCCTCCAGCTCGTCATCTTCCTCCAGCAGTGTGGCCAGCGCCCCCTATGGCCACAGCATCACCGGTGGCAGCAGCGTGCGTTTCCACGCCAACAACGCGGCCTGGGCGGATATCCACTACACCGTTAACAACGGCGCCCAGCAGAACATCCGCATGACCCACAATGCCGATAACTCCAACACCTTCGATCTCACCGGCATACCGGCGGGAGCGACAGTGCGCTACTTCTTTACCATCGCCCAGGGCGCAGGTGCCTACGATACGGATTGGCTGCAGTTCAACTGTTGCAGCGGTGGCGGCTCCAGCACACCGGCGAGCAGCAGCTCCAGCTCGGCACCGGCGTTCAGCCTGCTGGTGCAGGCTGAAGCCTTCACCGCTATGAGCGGGGTGCAAACCGAAGCCACCACCGATACCGGTGGCGGTCAAAACGTCAGTTACATCGATACCGGGGACTGGATGGCCTATGCCGATATCACCATTCCCGCTACCGGTAGCTATCGCATTGAGTATCGGGTCGCGAGTCCAGCGGGTGCTGCCTTGTCGGCAGACTTGAATGCCGGTGCCATCCAGCTGGGTAATGTGGCTGTTCCGGCGACAGGCGGCTGGCAAACCTGGACGACAGTGAACCATACGGTAACCCTCAATGCGGGAACCTATGCGTTCGGCATCTTTGCCCAACAGTCCGGTTGGAATATCAACTGGTTCCGCATTACGCGCCTGTAAGCGCCAGTCCATCGCTGGAAAACACTCCCGGAAATGATTTTCGGGAGTGTTTCAGGCAAGTGCCACTTCCTGCGTGTGTAGATTTTTCCCACCCGAGTAACAACCCAAAAAATAGATTAACTATTTGTTTTTATTGAGGATTCATATTTCCCACTTTGGCGGCGTGAAAGTGAGATGAATCATGTTGAGGGGCTTTTTAAGGTGGGACGACACCGGTGAGAGCAGTTGTGATGATGAAGTCGCTAGAAAAGCGGTTATGGCCTAAGGTTGCTGTTGACGAGACCTGATCCACACCCGGGCACAACAGCGAGGCCAACAATAACACTAACAATCAATAAGTGGAGAACTCCATGAATCAGACACAAAACAACAATCAAGTCGGCTTTAAAAAGACCCTCCTTGCAACGGCAGTTGCCTCCTACGCTGTGTTGGGCTTCGCTGCCCCGGCGATGGCGCAACAGCAAGAGGTTGTGGAAGAAGTTATCGTCACCGGTATCAAGGCAAGTTTGCAGCGCTCAATGGATGTTAAACGAG from Cellvibrio japonicus Ueda107 includes:
- a CDS encoding phosphoglycerate kinase, which produces MTVKLMKDQDLAGKRVLIREDLNVPLDGGRITSTVRIDAAIPTLKAALEAGAKVAVMSHLGRPDEGVYDAAASLAPVAKYLSEKLGREVPLVQDWIDGYSADADLVLLENVRFNKGEGKNDDALAQKMAALCDVFVMDAFGTAHRAQASTHGVAKFAPIACAGPLLAAELDALGKVLDKPARPLVAIVGGSKVSTKLSVLDAVSKIADVLVVGGGISNTFVASAGNEVGNSLYEKDLIPEAQRLRAQTEVVFATDVRVTKEGFKEWSHNSVAVAKKASEIQADEEIVDYGPETAARVAEIIKNAKTVLWNGPCGVFEFDAFAQGTEVVARAIAESEAFSIAGGGDTLAAIDKWNLADKISYVSTGGGAFLEFVEGKKLPAVAILEERAKA
- a CDS encoding glycosyl hydrolase — translated: MHWKNSNQAVTSYKVRSARGVTKFATTSNFSYTIPYVGVLPYFPEAIGDYNNTQLRALVTEFVNQGTANWNGATDTYWAGKNYGKVAELAAIARSIGMTAEANQMIAWLKAELQDWFRANTTGALDTSKYFVYDNNWNTLLGFDESFGAQQQLNDHHFHYGYFVRAAAEICRVDANWCSSSQYGPMVELLIRDYAAGRDDAMFPYLRNFDPAYGFSWASGHANFVLGNNNESTSEAANAYGAMVLYGMITGNNAITERGMYLHASSTEAYWEYWNNIDRYRGLGGDYDNFPAAYTRPTTSIIWGNGHVFSTWFSGAYAHILGIQGLPLSPLVLHIGQHADYLNNYVALGLSESSNGKPSGLVNDQWRDVWWNIWAMTNGQAAVDDLLSYGFNYVPEAGETKAHTYHWVYTLKQLGHLATGTGALTANHPAAVAFNKNGILTYIAYNFGCSAINVAYSDGTSMSVPAKGYAYKRTGQSTVSSGAGCGGSSSSSSTSSSLPGNAVTLFNHIDYGGWSASFPVGSYNYNALIAAGAVNDQTTSVRVPAGYKVTLYEHGDFTGTSVTLTADSNYLGSFNDKTSSLVVSLNTSSSSSSSSSSVASAPYGHSITGGSSVRFHANNAAWADIHYTVNNGAQQNIRMTHNADNSNTFDLTGIPAGATVRYFFTIAQGAGAYDTDWLQFNCCSGGGSSTPASSSSSSAPAFSLLVQAEAFTAMSGVQTEATTDTGGGQNVSYIDTGDWMAYADITIPATGSYRIEYRVASPAGAALSADLNAGAIQLGNVAVPATGGWQTWTTVNHTVTLNAGTYAFGIFAQQSGWNINWFRITRL
- a CDS encoding pectate lyase is translated as MRIFSFMAGVALVACAGSVFAANRPSGFVTICTENKTCSVAPNTTVAFGRADQFRYQVLSGSFVCSEAVFGPRIPGGVNECSIPRAGNSSAQSSSVASSVASSLSSSSRSSSSSSVRSSSSLASSASSVPVSQYFPGCEKPEPSETVQLSATRVVAAGEIFDGLNKRYNLSGGSQSEGQPPVFRVENGGVVRNVIIGNLAADGIHCLGNCTLERVWWEDIGEDAATAMGPVGTIMNVTCGAAFNGSDKTFQFNGRGELHISKFYVEKSGKLARTCGDCTNNGGPRKLVINEVITRDVSTIVGINSNFGDVAVIRNLTLNNSSNAKTKICQVYKGVVKGQGSTSALGVEFDTANCHVSQSDVTLLGISRMNTEACTGSCPIP